The Pan troglodytes isolate AG18354 chromosome 7, NHGRI_mPanTro3-v2.0_pri, whole genome shotgun sequence genome has a window encoding:
- the LOC134810770 gene encoding putative exonuclease GOR, which produces MLRATAPCWFPPGYPEAKKVAEEAALEARSRQLGAEQSQAGAPEGSKMLRATAPCWFPPGYPEAKKVAEEAALEARSRQLGAEQSQAGAPEGSKTLRATAPCWFPPGYPEAKKVAEEAALEAPEFPLPSHQPAQSFGLRVPQMHNQASAFVDIQAEPQNRGPAVPPACLKMVTEASYFPAQRGSACCLPAAPRLTERPSGVRISAPRKRKTIAHASSPCLVTGCTDAKRTRVASSSQRSSGSKVGRQPGKTRNRSGMACKTTTTISSKRIVRRPSLPSLKKPIILRRSGCQVPTVLRRGYLQLFTEECLKFCASKQEAVEKALNEEKVAYDCSPNKNRYLNVVLNTLKRLKGLTPSSMPGLSRAALYSRLQEFLLSQDQLKENGYPFPHPERPGGAVLFTGQGKGPGDSSCRVCCRCGTEYLVSSSGRCVRDQLCYYHWGRVRWSQVAGGRVSQYTCCAAAPGSVGCQVAKQHVRDGRKDSLDGFVETFKKELSRDAYPGIYALDCEMCYTTHGLELTRVTVVDADMRVVYDTFVKPDNEIVDYNTRFSGVTEADVAKTSITLPQVQAILLSFFSAQTILIGHSLESDLLALKLIHSTVLDTAVLFPHYLGFPYKRSLRNLAADYLGQIIQDSQDGHNSSEDANACLQLVMWKVRQRAQIQPRHRSASPAALA; this is translated from the coding sequence atgttgcgagccacagctccctgctggttcccacctggatacccagaagctaagaaggtggccgaggaggcggccctggaggcaagaagccgccagttgggagcggagcagagccaggccggtgctcccgaaggcagcaagatgttgcgagccacagctccctgctggttcccacctggatacccagaagctaagaaggtggccgaggaggcggccctggaggcaagaagccgccagttgggagcggagcagagccaggccggtgctcccgaaggcagcaagacgttgcgagccacagctccctgctggttcccacctggatacccagaagctaagaaggtggccgaggaggcggccctcgaggctccagaattccccctgccctctcatcagcctgcccagagcttcgggctccgggtgccccagatgcacaaccaggcctccgcatttgtggacatccaggcggagccccagaacaggggtccggcggtgcccccagcgtgtctcaagatggtgacggaggcgtcctacttccctgcgcagaggggatcggcctgctgcttgccagccgccccaaggctgacagagaggccctcgggagtccgcatctcagcccccaggaagaggaagacgatcgcccacgcttccagcccttgcttggtcacaggttgcacagatgccaagagaacccgggtggccagcagcagccaacgctccagtggctccaaggtcggcagacagccagggaagacgcgcaacaggtcagggatggcatgcaagaccaccaccaccatcagctctaagcgaatcgtccgtcgtccatccctaccgagtttgaagaaacctattatcctccgaaggtctgggtgccaagtccccaccgtcctccgccgaggctatctccaactgttcaccgaagagtgtctcaagttctgcgcctccaagcaggaggccgtggagaaggcgctgaacgaggagaaggtggcctacgactgcagccccaacaagaacaggtacctgaacgtggtcctgaacaccctcaagagactgaagggcctgacccccagctccatgccgggcctcagcagggccgccctgtacagccgcctccaggagttcctgctcagccaggaccagctcaaggagaacggctaccccttcccgcaccccgagcggcccggaggcgccgtcctcttcactggccaggggaaggggcccggcgactcctcctgcagggtctgctgccgttgtggcaccgagtacctggtgtcctcctcgggccgctgtgtacgcgaccagttgtgttattatcactgggggcgggtccgctggagccaggtggctggaggccgggttagccagtacacctgctgtgcagctgctcctggctctgtgggctgccaggtggcaaagcagcacgtgcgggacggccgcaaggacagcctcgatggcttcgtggagaccttcaagaaagagttgtccagagacgcttatccaggaatctacgccttggactgtgagatgtgctacaccacgcatggcctagagctgacccgcgtcaccgtggtggacgccgacatgcgagtggtgtacgacaccttcgtcaagcccgacaacgagatcgtggactacaacaccaggttttccggagtcaccgaggccgacgtcgccaagacgagcatcaccttgccccaagtgcaagccatcctgctgagctttttcagcgcccaaaccatcctcatcgggcacagcctggagagcgatctgctggccctgaagctcatccacagcaccgtgctggacacggccgtgctcttcccgcactacctgggtttcccctacaagcgttccctcaggaatctcgcggccgactacctgggacagatcatccaggacagccaggacggccacaactccagcgaggacgcaaacgcctgcctgcagctggtgatgtggaaggtccgacagcgtgcccagatccagccacgccaccggtccgcctctcccgccgccctggcc